The Paraburkholderia sp. ZP32-5 genome includes a window with the following:
- a CDS encoding DUF1328 family protein, whose product MLKWALLFAVVAVIAGLLGFTGIAAGAAAIAKFLFFVFVVLCVVFLVLGFIVTKKMID is encoded by the coding sequence ATGTTGAAGTGGGCACTGTTGTTCGCCGTCGTCGCAGTGATCGCCGGTCTGCTCGGCTTTACCGGCATCGCGGCCGGCGCGGCGGCGATCGCGAAGTTCCTGTTCTTCGTGTTCGTCGTGCTGTGCGTGGTGTTCCTCGTGCTGGGCTTCATCGTCACCAAGAAAATGATCGATTAG
- a CDS encoding sensor histidine kinase: protein MRNRSWAIAMTVAIVITVGGLVILETARQRITAEYETALEARGVTVQLSTLASELSRLGAQQNAFLLTKDDARAHAFCASAARIRESTRQLEQFYRGGRADSAELASFTQILALIDARIGAGVAALQHAAPHPLDLSACGNAAHLDAADASLIDSTLTLLRDNEERRAQHALAASRADQRLSTLCAAGLSALNIVLFILLFRNLGIQIDRQARAQRQLITQQEELDQLVNERTRQLEALGWHLQAVSENEKTQLARELHDELGAILTACRMDVAWARRKLKDSDPDLADKLKRVLANLDQGIALKRRIIEDMRPTVLANFGLVTALRTLADEAAQRNNWALELHLPADDIQLDEQTEIALFRVAQESLTNAAKYARASKVSIALRVDDGEVALHIADNGVGIMPADLKRTHTHGLLGMRQRVAAHGGRFDIRRGTHNGTDIDVVMPSVSTATPSVDLPASPLAPATSPATPPAAAPSVSSQSPV from the coding sequence ATGCGCAACCGCAGCTGGGCGATCGCGATGACGGTGGCGATCGTCATCACCGTGGGCGGCCTCGTGATTCTCGAGACCGCGCGCCAACGCATCACCGCCGAATACGAAACCGCGCTCGAAGCGCGCGGCGTGACCGTGCAGCTGAGCACGCTCGCGAGCGAACTATCGCGCCTTGGCGCGCAGCAAAACGCGTTTCTTCTGACGAAGGACGATGCGCGCGCCCATGCGTTCTGCGCGAGCGCCGCGCGCATCCGCGAAAGCACCCGGCAACTGGAGCAGTTTTATCGCGGCGGCCGCGCCGACAGCGCGGAGCTTGCGAGCTTCACGCAGATTCTCGCGCTGATCGACGCGCGTATCGGCGCGGGCGTCGCCGCATTGCAGCACGCGGCACCCCATCCGCTCGATCTCAGCGCATGCGGCAACGCCGCCCATCTCGATGCGGCCGATGCGTCGCTGATCGACAGCACGCTCACGCTGCTGCGCGACAACGAAGAGCGCCGCGCGCAGCATGCGCTCGCCGCGAGCCGCGCCGATCAGCGGCTCTCCACGTTGTGCGCGGCGGGATTGTCGGCGTTGAACATCGTGTTGTTCATTCTGCTGTTTCGCAATCTCGGCATCCAGATCGACCGGCAGGCGCGCGCGCAACGTCAACTGATTACGCAGCAGGAAGAACTCGACCAGCTCGTCAACGAACGCACCCGTCAGCTCGAAGCGCTCGGCTGGCATCTGCAGGCGGTCAGCGAAAACGAGAAGACCCAGCTCGCACGCGAACTGCACGACGAACTCGGCGCGATTCTGACCGCGTGCCGGATGGACGTTGCGTGGGCGCGCCGCAAACTGAAGGACAGCGACCCTGATCTCGCCGACAAGCTCAAGCGCGTGCTCGCGAATCTCGATCAGGGCATCGCGCTGAAGCGCCGCATCATCGAGGACATGCGGCCGACCGTGCTGGCCAATTTCGGTCTCGTGACCGCGCTGCGCACGCTCGCCGACGAAGCCGCGCAGCGCAACAACTGGGCGCTCGAATTGCATCTGCCCGCCGACGATATCCAGCTCGACGAGCAGACCGAAATCGCGCTCTTTCGCGTCGCCCAGGAATCGCTGACGAACGCGGCGAAGTATGCGCGCGCGTCGAAAGTATCGATTGCATTGCGGGTCGACGATGGCGAGGTCGCGCTGCATATCGCCGATAACGGCGTCGGCATCATGCCCGCCGATCTGAAGCGCACGCATACGCATGGCCTGCTCGGCATGCGCCAGCGCGTCGCCGCGCATGGCGGGCGCTTCGACATCCGCCGCGGCACGCACAAC